Proteins from one Flammeovirgaceae bacterium genomic window:
- a CDS encoding VOC family protein, which produces MKKQFLGLRTTIYKVADLAKATDWYSRAFGVAPYFNEAFYVGFNISGYELGLIPDDTPAEKKVDGVNTYWGVDNVEKEYDRLMAMGAAEQEKPHNVGGELVVGTVKDPWGNVLGLIYNPEFKLD; this is translated from the coding sequence ATGAAAAAACAATTTCTTGGACTTAGGACCACCATCTACAAAGTGGCGGATTTGGCAAAGGCCACCGATTGGTATTCCCGGGCTTTTGGGGTTGCCCCATACTTCAATGAAGCCTTTTATGTGGGGTTCAACATCTCGGGGTATGAGTTAGGACTAATACCGGACGATACCCCAGCGGAAAAGAAGGTGGATGGCGTCAACACGTATTGGGGGGTGGACAATGTTGAAAAAGAATACGATCGCTTGATGGCCATGGGCGCGGCCGAACAGGAAAAGCCCCACAATGTGGGAGGGGAGTTGGTGGTGGGCACTGTTAAAGACCCCTGGGGAAATGTACTGGGGCTTATCTACAACCCGGAATTCAAGTTGGATTGA